ACCGGTCAGTCAGGTAATTATACCATCGACCTGCTCGATCCATTGAAGAAGGACATCGTAACGGTGGACGCGGCTTTATTGGCACTCTGTCCTAAACCTACTGTGACCATCAATTCAGCCCCAACCTGTTCGCAGGATAAACAAACCTACAGCGTAACGTTCAGTGTTACGGGTAAAAACGGAATTCTCAAAGCTAACGGTGTCCCATTGATTGGTAACAGTCCTTACGTCATTCCCTTGCCAATCGGCACGAACCTGACGATTACAGACAGCTTATCGGCTCTTTGTAGGCATGATACAACGATCTTGGCACCTTCCTGCGGTTGCCCGGTTTCGGCACCTGTCGCAGTGGTACCGAGTGTGGTAGCTTGTCAGGGAGAACCTATTCCCATGTTAAGTGTCTCTGTACCGAGCGGGGTGACGGCCAACTGGTATGCGAGTCAGACATCAACGTCTGCGTTAGTAACTAACAGTTTAACTTATACACCTGCGAAGGCGGGAAGATATTGGGTGGAAGCAGTTGTGAATGGCCCGCAGGGATGTGTCAGCACCACCAGAACTCCGATTACGCTAAGCGTTCGTTCGACGAGTTGTGTTCCTATGACGCTCAAAAAAGTGAAAAGATAAGGCGTATACCTAAAAAATAGGTTGTTTCAAACGGTTTGCGGGCTAAATTAAAATGGGTCGCAAATGATTTGAGACAACCTGTTTTTCATTTTATGAATGGGAAGGGGCTTGAATGAAGTGAGCACAAAATCAATGCTCAGAGACCAATTCAAGGCTTCGCATAACGACTTCGCCCATGCTGCGGCATTTTAAAAAGCTGTTGTTGTTGTAGTGATGGGCCAATTCCCGCTTCAGTTGTTCCAAGTTTTGGGGTAATGAAATCGTGTCGGCCATCATCACGTTCATCAGGTCCTGAATACGGGTTCGTTCTACCCGGATGCGTCCCGAAATCAGTGAACGCTCCTCTTTTTGGTACTGCTCCACACTCTCCGACGTTAAGTACTTCATTCCCACCTCAATGATGGGATTGTTTTGCTTGAAATATTGGGGGAGGTACACCGCTTTTTTGCCTTCGTAGGATTGTTGGTCAAAATCAATGGAGCGAATACGGTAATAGATCTCTTCAAAATCGGGTGTAATGTCGACCACAAAATTGCTGGAGTGCATATCGCCGAGGAGCCGTACAAAGCAGCGTTCATTGAATTTTACGAACTCTTTGCAAAATCGGACCGTGTTGAGGTTGGGCTCGTAGAGGTAATTTTTGATGAACATATCTCCCGGAATGCCGGCAATGTGCTCTTCGATCAGGGTCTCGTCGCTTGTGAGGTAGCTGATGCGGTTGGGCGAAAGAATATGCTCCAGTTCGAGTCCGTAAATGCGGGAGGAATCAGCATTTTTTACGTAGAAATAATCAAAGTTGTCGTTTACTTTATTGACGATCCGAATCCGAAAAGGTTTGGAGTTGCCGTAAGAGCACACATCGACCCGGTCAACATACAGGTGCTTCATGACCGAAAGGTCACCGTCGGCTTTGAGATCGGCATAGATGGTTTTGAGAGCGTAATAAATCTCGTCTATTTCGCTGTGCGCATAAAAAACCGTTTCCCACAGGGTATCATTGCCTCGCTTATCATACAGCGGAATGGCGTTGTCGTACCGTAATAAATAGCGATAGTTAATCGGTAAGGCCACTTCCCGATTATAATTTTCCAAATAATGGCGCAGATCGGCATTGATACGGAACGGAATTTTCTTATTGGTAATAAACGCCATAGACAGTAGTGAGTTCTGAGGAGTGAGGAGTGAGAACAGGCAATTCTTCCCTTCTCACATTTATTCACGTACGCGATAACGTAAACGGTCGTTGAGCGTCCAGTTTAAGGAAAATAAAAAGCAGAATCGTGAAGGCCCACATCGAAGAGCCGCCGTAGCTGAAGAAAGGCAGCGGAATGCCAATCACTACCATCAGACCGATGGTCATTCCGATATTAACCAAAAAGTGAAAAAATAAAATGCCTGCCACACAGTATCCGTAGGCACGGGCAAACCGCGTTCGCTGTCGTTCGGCCAAAAAGATGACGCGGCACATAAGTCCCAAAATAAGCAGAACCACGGCGGCGCTGCCCACAAAACCGTGCTCTTCGCCAATGGTACAAAAGATAAAATCGGAATGTTGCTCGGGAACAAAGTTGAATTTGGTTTGAGTACCGTCCAGAAATCCTTTGCCCCATAAACGTCCGGAACCGATGGCGATCTTAGATTGTATCACATTCCAGCCTTTGCCGGTAGGGTCGGCTTTGGGGTCAATCAATACGTCAATGCGTTTCCGTTGGTGGGGTTGAAGTACGTGTTTCGTAAAAAAATCAACGCTTGAAACGAAAAGCATCATCATGCCGAAGACCAAAGACAAATTGACAAGCGTCTTTTTGGTTCGGTCATAGCGGGGAATAATGAAGCGGTACACTAAAGCGGCCAGTACCGCTAACCCCACGCAAATATACAGAATGGGAAAAAACAGCGAAAGGATGAATAATACAATGGCTGTCAGCAACATGGCCGGATAAATACCCTGAATGCCTTCTCTATACAATACGATCATAAAAGATGAAAATACCAGCGCGCAGCCGGTTTCTTTGGAAACCAAAATAAGCAGCATCGGCAATGCAATGATTCCTGCTACCCAGAGCTGGTCTCTGAATTTATTGAGATTGACGTTGGGTTGAGTAATGAATTTGGAAATCATTAATGCCGTCCCAATTTTGGAAAATTCTGCCGGCTGCAGCGAAAACGATCCCATCTTTATCCACGAATGAGACCCTTTGATCTCACTCCCAACCACCAAAACAGCCAAAAGTAAAAAAATCGAAAATCCATAAATGATGGGCGCTAGCGCCTCCCAGAATTTATGGTCGATGACCAAAATTGCAATAATCAGTAATACGGATGAACTGATAAACATCAGCTGCCGACCGGCGTTGTTGGAGAGATCAAACAGCTTGGTTTGCTCCTCAGGGTTATACACTGCGGCGTAGACATTGAAAAGACCCGTCGTGACACATGCGGCATAAATCAATACAGTAAGCCAATCTATATTTTGGGTAATATGTTCGTTACGAGCCATTTTTGGGGGAATACTTTTTCATTCATGAATTATCTCCGTGGGATTATTCAATCACCAACGAAGCATACAGAGAACTTTCTT
Above is a window of Runella slithyformis DSM 19594 DNA encoding:
- the rodA gene encoding rod shape-determining protein RodA, coding for MARNEHITQNIDWLTVLIYAACVTTGLFNVYAAVYNPEEQTKLFDLSNNAGRQLMFISSSVLLIIAILVIDHKFWEALAPIIYGFSIFLLLAVLVVGSEIKGSHSWIKMGSFSLQPAEFSKIGTALMISKFITQPNVNLNKFRDQLWVAGIIALPMLLILVSKETGCALVFSSFMIVLYREGIQGIYPAMLLTAIVLFILSLFFPILYICVGLAVLAALVYRFIIPRYDRTKKTLVNLSLVFGMMMLFVSSVDFFTKHVLQPHQRKRIDVLIDPKADPTGKGWNVIQSKIAIGSGRLWGKGFLDGTQTKFNFVPEQHSDFIFCTIGEEHGFVGSAAVVLLILGLMCRVIFLAERQRTRFARAYGYCVAGILFFHFLVNIGMTIGLMVVIGIPLPFFSYGGSSMWAFTILLFIFLKLDAQRPFTLSRT